In Candidatus Omnitrophota bacterium, the genomic stretch CCTTTACGGGGTCAATTAAGCCCCAGAAAAACAATACAACCTATAACCTATCTACTCTGTGACTATCTATTTATTCTACTGATAATCCAGAGTTTTCACCAACTATCATTGAACAATTATCGTATCATCTCCTTTAATATTGCATAAACCCTTGATAAATGTTAATTTATCAAGGGTAAATTCGACTAAATCCTTGACATTCGAAATGTCAAGTACAAGTCTCATTTACAATTGTAAAACATTATTTGACAATTGTCAAGTATAAATTTTAATATTTTGTCGAAAAAAAAGGTCCAATTTCATTGACAAAATGCAAATTAGCACTATTTTCCTTGCCGATACTCAGTTAAACCGCTATAATAGGGCTGTTAGAAGTAGTTAAAAAGGGAAATGATTGGAGAATAAGTTGAAGAAGATCGTGGTTACAGGCTGTTTATTGTCGGTTATAACCCTGCTTTTGAGTTTTAGTTTGGCAGAGGCTAAGAGCAAAGGTAAGTTTCTACCTTCGAGTGAGGAGTTTTTAGGTCCCGAAGGTAAGTTTAAGGAAAGTTCTAAGGATTTAAAATTAGAAAAAAAAGAGTTTTTAGGCAGTTCAAGTGATATTGGTTTTGATTCAGTCGAAGTTAAGCCATCAACAAAGGAGTTAATGAATTATAAGTATCGGGCTGTTGTCATTGATCGAAAATATTATTTGTTTGGAAAAAGACGTTCTGTATCGAGTGGAAAGTTTGCCCTTTCAGAGTCGGTAAGCTCTTCGAGTTTTAATTCTTCAAGTTATGATTTTTTACCGTCTAGTAGTGAATTCAAGGTTAAAAAAAGAAAAGGTAAGGCTGGTCGTTAGGTTAAGTTAGGAGGTGGGTATGGTTGGATTGGTTAAGTTAGTTGGTATGGCTGTTTTTGCTCTCGGAGTAATTTTTTTCTTAAAACCAGACCAGATAAAGAAATGGTTAAATTTTTGGATGCAGGAGAACCATCTTTACATGGGTGGGTTGTTGAGCATTTTAGTTGGCATTGTTTTTCTGATTGCCGCTGCTAGATGTAGCATTCCTTGGATTATTGTTGTTTTCAGCATTATGAGCTTAATTAAGGGTGTGGCCTTGTTTGCCTTAGGTTCTAAAAAGGTAATTGCTTTCGCCGAAAAGTTTACTAAACGTCCGCCAAAAGCTTTGCGCCGGTTTGCGATACTATCTTTAGCTTTTGGAGTTTTGCTCATCTACGCTGCTTAGGAAATAAGTTGCATATGCAAAGGGAACGGATCTGTTGATAGACCCGTTCCCTTTTTTTATTGGAAGCGTTTACAGTCAGGCACCTCCTAGTTATTGATTCGTTTCATTGCTAGCGATAGAATAATAGTAGGTAGAAAGGAGGTGCGAAATGTTAAAAAACAAAGAGGAGAGAATAAGAATTTTTCAAGTAGTTAGCTTGGGTGAGGAGTTAGCTTGCGAAGAGATTGCAAAGATTTTAAAAAAAGATATAACTTTGAATCCCGAGAAGCCAGATGTTTATTTTACGGTTACTGAGCATCCCGAAGAAAGCATTGTGGTTAAAGGTTAACCAAGGACTGAATGAACCCAATCACCGATATGGTGAGCGAGGATAATTACAACTAGGGCTATTAAAAGGTGTTCTGCGACAACCTTCCAGGGGCGTTTTTCTTGGCCTCGAGCAATATAAAAATTAAAGGCAACTAGAAGCAGAATCCCCCAAAATACACTCAGGGTGATTGCGGTTTTAAGCTTTAAGAGTAATAGGGGGGCTATAAAACTGAGAGAAACAATAAATTTTGAGAGAAAGGTGTAGATAGTTGTTTCCCATATTTCTTTGTGGCTATGTTTGTTTTCAGCCTCTTCAGAGACATGTATGCCTAAAGCATCACTGAAAGCATCAGCTATCGCAATGATTATTATCCCGCCGATAACCGCTAATCTCGAGTTAGTTCCTGAATGTAGTCCGACCATAAGTCCGAGAGTAGTAATAATGCCGGAAGTTAGGCCAAAGCTTACTCCGGTTTTAATTTGGTGTTTCATGATATTAATCATAACAGAATTTTCTTTTTTCGTCTAGCCCGAAGTTATTTTTAAAGATAGTTTCTATTTTTCTAAAAAAATCTTGACATTTTTTATAATTTTGTTATCCTTTATTCTAAGTATTTATGGTGGAGATGACAAAGGCGTCCTTTTTACTTACAGCGAAGTGAAGGGGCGCTTTCACTATTTTTGAGGGGTTCATTTTTTTTGACTTAGAATGCACAAAAATTGGGCACTTTTTTTACAGCGTTTAATCAACTGGGAGGTAAAAGTAAATGGCAAGACGCAAAGATATTAAAAAAGTTTTAATTATTGGTTCTGGTCCGATAATCATCGGCCAGGCGTGCGAATTTGACTATTCTGGCACTCAAGCTTGCAAGGCTTTAAAAGAAGAGAGCTATGAGGTAGTTTTAGTTAACTCTAATCCAGCCACGATCATGACCGATCCTGGTACAGCTGATAAAACCTATATTGAACCTCTGACTATAGAAAGTCTAGAGGAAATTATTAAAATTGAAAGGCCTGATGGTCTTTTGTCTAATTTGGGTGGTCAGACCGGGCTTAATCTTTCATCAGGTCTTTTTAAAACCGGTATTTTAGAGAAGTACGGTGTTGAGATTATTGGGGTTAAGGCTGACGCTATTGAAAGAGGCGAAGATCGTATTGCTTTTAAAGAGACAATGAATAAGTTGGGCATAGAAATGGCTCGTTCTGCTCCTAGTCATTCAGTTGAAGAAGCTGAAAAAATAGCCTCAGAGTTGGGCTATCCGGTAGTTTTGCGTCCAGCTTACACCATGGGGGGAACCGGAGGAGGAATTGCCTACAATGTTGAAGAGTTAAGAACGATAGTGGCTAGAGGTTTGGCGGTAAGCATAGTTAATCAGGTTTTGGTTGAAGAGTCAGTTATTGGTTGGGAAGAACTAGAGCTGGAAGTGGTCCGTGATGCTAATAATAAAAAGATCACTGTTTGCTTTATCGAAAATATTGATGCGATGGGGGTACATACTGGAGATAGTTTTTGTACTGCACCAATGTTTACGGTGCCGGAGAAGCTACAAAAGCGGATGCAAGAGCTTTCTTATAAAATTGTTGATGCGATAGAGGTTGTTGGCGGTACTAATATTCAGTTTGCTCATAATCTAGTTGATGATCGTCTGGTGGTAATTGAGATTAACCCTCGAACCTCACGTTCCTCAGCCCTAGCTTCTAAAGCTACTGGTTTTCCGATTGCCCGGATTTCAACCAAATTAGCAGCCGGATTAACCCTGGATGAAATTCCTTATTGGAGAAAAGGGACTCTTGATAAATACGAGCCTTGGGGCGACTATGTGGTAATTAAATTTGCCCGTTGGGCTTTTGAGAAATTTCCGGCGGCAAAAGATGTTTTGGGTACACAGATGAAGGCAGTTGGAGAGGTAATGAGCATAGCCAAAACTTTTAAGGAATCGTTTCAAAAAGCGATTCGTTCTTTAGAAAGTAAAAGGTATGGTTTAGGCGGAGCAAAGAATTTTAAAGAACTTTCTTTAGACAAACTAAAAGAAAAATTAGCTCAGCCTTCCAGTGAGCGGGTGTTTATTATTTATGAGGCTTTGCGTAAAGGGATGAGCGTTGAAGAGCTTTATCAGCTAACCTTTATCGGTCGTCAGTTTCTTAAGGAGATGCAGGAGTTAGTTCAATTTGAAGAGGAATTACTTAAAAGTTCATGGAAAGACTTACCTAATGAAAAATTAGCTAAAGCTAAAGAGTGGGGTTTTTCTGACCGTTATCTAGCCGGATTGTTTAATATTAAGGAAAAAGAAGTTAGAACTAAACGTTTGGCCATTGGAAAAAAAGTTGCCTATGAGCCAGTTCCGGTCAGTGGTGTGGAAAATGCCGCTTATTACTATTCAACCTATAATGCTAAAGATAAAGTTGAAGTTTCCGATAATAAAAAAATAATGATTTTGGGTGGCGGACCTAATCGTATTGGCCAGGGTATTGAGTTCGACTATACCTGTGTGCATGCGGCTTTTACTCTTCGTGATGAAGGCTATGAATCGATAATGGTCAATTGCAATCCCGAGACAGTCTCTACTGATTATGATACTTCTGACAAGTTATATTTTGAGCCTTTAACCATTGAAGATGTTTTAGCAATCTACGATAAAGAAAAGCCGATTGGAGCAATTGTTCAATTTGGAGGTCAAACTCCTTTAAACTTGGCTAAAGAGTTAAAAGAAAATGGGGTAAATATTCTTGGTACAACACCGGAGAGTATAGATTTGGCCGAAGACCGAGAGCGTTTTCGAGAAAAGATGATAAAATTGGAAATTCCTCAACCAGAAAGCGGCACAGCAAGATCACTCGAAGAAGCTTTAAAGATTGCTAGAGAAATTGGTTTTCCGCTGATGGTTCGACCTTCCTATGTGCTTGGTGGTCGAGGTATGGAGGTTATCTATGATGAAGAAGCTTTACAAAAGTACGCCAAGGAAGCAATAAAGGTTAGCCCGGAGCATCCGATGCTTATTGATAAGTTTCTAGAGCATGCGGTTGAAGTTGAGGTTGACGCCTTGGCTGATGGTCAAGATGCTTTTGTTGCTGCGGTTATGGAGCATATTGAGCTAGCTGGAGTTCATTCCGGAGATTCGGCCTGTGCCATACCTACTAGAACTGTTACTCAGGAGCAGCTAAAGACAATAGACGAATATACGGTTAAGATTGCCAAAGAACTTAAGGTAATTGGATTAATGAATATACAGTATGCTATTTGTGATGATAAAGTTTATATCTTAGAGGCAAATTCTAGAGCTTCACGTACAGTTCCGATTGTTTCTAAGATTACTGGAACCTCTATGGCTAGGATCGCTACTCAGCTTATGCTTGGTAAAAAGATTGCAGATTTCCCTGAACTAAAAACTCGAAAGTTACCTTATGTCGGAGTGAAGGAAGCGGTTTTTCCTTTTAATATGTTTCCTGAAGTAGATCCGTTGCTAGGTCCTGAGATGAGGGCAACTGGGGAGGTTATGGGCATTGGCGAAACTTTTGGAGCGGCTTTTTATAAGGCTCAGGCTGCAGCCGGTACTGCTTTACCTTTAGCTGGTAATGTTCTTTTGACCGTGAATGATAAGGATAAGTCGGAGCTGCTACCGATTGCTAAAAAAATTAAAAAGTTAGGGTTCAATATTTACACTACTGAGGGGACAAGTAGCTTTTTGGAAAAAGGGGGCGTAGAGAGTATTTTGATAAAAAAGTTGCATCAAGGAAGACCGAACATTGCAGATTTGATAAAAAATAAAGAGATTCATTTAGTTATCAATACTCCCGCTGGACGTAACAGCAAGCATGATGATAGCTATATTCGAATGCTAGCTATCCAACAGAAAATTCCTTATATAACATCAATGGCTGCTGCTCAAGCCAGCGTTGAGGGAATAGAATCTGCTATCGGCGCGAAGTGTCCGCCAAAGTCTTTACAGGATTATTACCGGTTGCTTGTTTAATTTGGAGAATATAATGGTAAAAAAAATCGGTTTTGATAATGAGAAGTATTTAGAAGAACAGAGCCAGGCAATTCTTGAGCGGGTGGAAAGGTTTAATAATAAGCTCTATCTAGAGTTTGGTGGAAAAATCGTTTTTGATTATCATGCTTCAAGAGTTTTACCGGGATTTGATCCTAACGTGAAGATGCGGCTTTTGCAAAAGTTGAAAGATAAGGCCGATATTATTCTTTGTATCTATGCTGGCGATATTGAAAGAAGAAAAGTGCGAGCCGATTTTGGCATTACCTATGATGTCGACGCGCTTAAGCTGATAGATGATTTAAGAGCTTGGGAGATCAATGTTGCGGCAGTAGTGATTACTCGTTTTGAAGATCAGCCTTCAGCAATAATTTTTAAAAATAAACTCGAGCGGAGAGGAGTAAAGGTTCATACTCATCGATTTACTAAGGGCTATCCTACTGATGTAGATTTGGTAGTTAGTGATAAAGGCTATGGTGCAAATGCCTATATTGAAACCGAAAAGCCGTTGGTCGTGGTCACCGGACCTGGCCCAGGGAGTGGAAAGTTAGCTACCTGCCTTTCTCAGTGTTATCATGAGTACAAAAGAGGCGTAAAGGCTGGCTACGCTAAGTTTGAAACTTTTCCAATTTGGAACATCCCGCTTAAACATCCGGTAAATATTGCCTATGAGGCAGCTACTGCTGATTTAAGAGATTTTAACTTAGTAGATCCTTTTCATTTGGAAACTTATGCTGAGACATCAATCAATTACAATCGCGACGTAGACGCTTTTCCCTTGTTGCGGAGAATTTTAGAAAAGATAACTAAGGACGAATCGTTTTATAAATCTCCGACTGATATGGGGGTGAACCGAGCTGGATTTGGGATTGTTGACGATGCAGTCGTTAGGGAAGCAGCCAAACAAGAGATTATTCGCAGATATTTTCGCTATCGTTGTGAATATGTAATGGGTTTTGTTGATAAGGGAACAGTTGAAAGATGCGAATTGGTAATGAAAGAGCTTAAACTTGATCCTCAAGACAGAGTAGTAGTTGCCCCGGCCCATGAATCTGCTAAGCAAGCACAGGGCAAGGGTAAAGTTAACGGAGATATCTTTTGCGGTGCAGCTATCGAGTTAAAAGACGGATCAATCGTAACCGGAAAGAACTCTTCTTTAATGAATGCTCCTTCAAGTTTAATTTTAAATGCGATAAAAGAATTGGCCGAAATTCCTGATAAGATTCATCTATTATCACCGGTAATACTTAAATCGATTGAAGATTTAAAGAAGAGTTTATCTAGTAGTGCTGATTTGAGCTTAGATTTAGAGGAGACACTTATTGCTTTAAGTATAAGCGCGACTACTAATCCAACTACCCAGTTAGCTATAGAAAAGTTAAAAGAATTAAAAGGCTGTGAAGTTCATACGACGCATATTCCGGCCCCCGGCGATGAAGCCGGTTTAAGGAGTTTAGGGGTTAATCTTACTAGTGACCCTAATTTTTCTTCTAAGAGTCTTTTTGTTGTATAAGTACAACTAAGTTCTGAAAACGATTTGATTAGGAGGTAAAGCTATGAGTGGAATTTTTGGAGCAGTTTCTAAAAATAATTGTGCAGAGATTATACTTTATGGTACAGATTATCATTCGCATTTAGGAACTGAATACGGTGGCATGGCAGTGTTAGGTGAGACCTTCCAGCGGCAAATACACAATATTGCCCAAACTCAATTTAAATCTAAATTTTATGATGAATATAAGCAGATGAAGGGCAATAAGGGCATTGGTGTTATAAGTGCTCTAGAAGAGCAGCCGATGTATTTAAATTCTAAATTTGGCCCTTTTTGTATTGTTACTAATGGATTAATTGAGAATATTTCTGAATTAGCAAAAGATCTTCTTAGGGGGGGGGTTTCTTTTACCGAGATAAGCAAATATGAAGTTAACGAGACTGAACTAGTAGCAAAGTTAATTAATCAAGGTAAAGATTTAATTGATGGTATCGAGCAAGCGTTTGCTAAAATTCAAGGATCTTGTTCTCTTTTATTGCTTAATAAGGATGGTGTATATGCTGCTAGAGACAAGTTCGGCTACACTCCGCTTGTAGTCGGCCAGCGTGCTGATGCTATGGCAATTACATCAGAAAGTTGTAGTTTTGTGAATAATGATTTTAAAATAGTTAAATATTTAGAACCGGGCGAGATAGTTTTAGTTACCGAAAAGGGAATGGAGCAGAAGAAACCCGGTGGCAGCACTAATCAAATTTGTGCTTTTTTCTGGATTTACACTGGATTTCCGGCTTCAAGTTACGAAGGTATCAATACCGAAATCGTAAGGGAGCGTTGTGGTCGTCAGCTTGCCCGTGGCGATAAAGATATAGAGGTAGATGTTGTTTCAGGAGTTCCTGATTCTGGGGCAGCTCATGCTATTGGTTATGCTATCGAGAGTGGTAAACCTTACCGCAGACCTTTAGTTAAATATACTCCCGGATATGGCCGTAGTTATATTCCACCTTCTCAAGTTACCCGCGATTTAATAGCGAAGATGAAACTAATTTCGATTAAGGAAATTATTGATGGCAACCGAATCGTTGTTTGTGAAGATTCAATTGTTCGGGGAACTCAATTGAAGAATTTTACCGTAAAAAAACTTTGGGATTCAGGAGCTAAGGAAATTCATGTTCGGCCGGCTTGTCCGCCGCTTATGTTTCATTGTCGATTTAACCTTTCAACTCGCAGCAGTGACGAGCTTGTAGCTCGTCGGGCAATCCGAAGCTTGGAGGGTCGCGATATAAAAGACTTATCCGAGTACCTTGATCCGAATTCTCAAAAATATAAGGAAATGTTGGATTGGATTGCCAAGGATTTACAAGTTACCACTCTTAGGTATCAAACCGTAGACGATATGGTTGAGGCAATCGGCTTACCTAAGGAGAAACTTTGTCTTTACTGCTGGACCGGTGAATGTCCAGGATCAAAGAGCTGCGACCAAAATAGTTGTTCAACAGGTTGCCAAACAAAGTAAACTAGGTTAAAAAATCGATTATAAATGAATAAGGCGTTTCTCCTA encodes the following:
- the carB gene encoding carbamoyl-phosphate synthase large subunit: MARRKDIKKVLIIGSGPIIIGQACEFDYSGTQACKALKEESYEVVLVNSNPATIMTDPGTADKTYIEPLTIESLEEIIKIERPDGLLSNLGGQTGLNLSSGLFKTGILEKYGVEIIGVKADAIERGEDRIAFKETMNKLGIEMARSAPSHSVEEAEKIASELGYPVVLRPAYTMGGTGGGIAYNVEELRTIVARGLAVSIVNQVLVEESVIGWEELELEVVRDANNKKITVCFIENIDAMGVHTGDSFCTAPMFTVPEKLQKRMQELSYKIVDAIEVVGGTNIQFAHNLVDDRLVVIEINPRTSRSSALASKATGFPIARISTKLAAGLTLDEIPYWRKGTLDKYEPWGDYVVIKFARWAFEKFPAAKDVLGTQMKAVGEVMSIAKTFKESFQKAIRSLESKRYGLGGAKNFKELSLDKLKEKLAQPSSERVFIIYEALRKGMSVEELYQLTFIGRQFLKEMQELVQFEEELLKSSWKDLPNEKLAKAKEWGFSDRYLAGLFNIKEKEVRTKRLAIGKKVAYEPVPVSGVENAAYYYSTYNAKDKVEVSDNKKIMILGGGPNRIGQGIEFDYTCVHAAFTLRDEGYESIMVNCNPETVSTDYDTSDKLYFEPLTIEDVLAIYDKEKPIGAIVQFGGQTPLNLAKELKENGVNILGTTPESIDLAEDRERFREKMIKLEIPQPESGTARSLEEALKIAREIGFPLMVRPSYVLGGRGMEVIYDEEALQKYAKEAIKVSPEHPMLIDKFLEHAVEVEVDALADGQDAFVAAVMEHIELAGVHSGDSACAIPTRTVTQEQLKTIDEYTVKIAKELKVIGLMNIQYAICDDKVYILEANSRASRTVPIVSKITGTSMARIATQLMLGKKIADFPELKTRKLPYVGVKEAVFPFNMFPEVDPLLGPEMRATGEVMGIGETFGAAFYKAQAAAGTALPLAGNVLLTVNDKDKSELLPIAKKIKKLGFNIYTTEGTSSFLEKGGVESILIKKLHQGRPNIADLIKNKEIHLVINTPAGRNSKHDDSYIRMLAIQQKIPYITSMAAAQASVEGIESAIGAKCPPKSLQDYYRLLV
- a CDS encoding amidophosphoribosyltransferase; its protein translation is MSGIFGAVSKNNCAEIILYGTDYHSHLGTEYGGMAVLGETFQRQIHNIAQTQFKSKFYDEYKQMKGNKGIGVISALEEQPMYLNSKFGPFCIVTNGLIENISELAKDLLRGGVSFTEISKYEVNETELVAKLINQGKDLIDGIEQAFAKIQGSCSLLLLNKDGVYAARDKFGYTPLVVGQRADAMAITSESCSFVNNDFKIVKYLEPGEIVLVTEKGMEQKKPGGSTNQICAFFWIYTGFPASSYEGINTEIVRERCGRQLARGDKDIEVDVVSGVPDSGAAHAIGYAIESGKPYRRPLVKYTPGYGRSYIPPSQVTRDLIAKMKLISIKEIIDGNRIVVCEDSIVRGTQLKNFTVKKLWDSGAKEIHVRPACPPLMFHCRFNLSTRSSDELVARRAIRSLEGRDIKDLSEYLDPNSQKYKEMLDWIAKDLQVTTLRYQTVDDMVEAIGLPKEKLCLYCWTGECPGSKSCDQNSCSTGCQTK
- a CDS encoding DUF1846 domain-containing protein, giving the protein MVKKIGFDNEKYLEEQSQAILERVERFNNKLYLEFGGKIVFDYHASRVLPGFDPNVKMRLLQKLKDKADIILCIYAGDIERRKVRADFGITYDVDALKLIDDLRAWEINVAAVVITRFEDQPSAIIFKNKLERRGVKVHTHRFTKGYPTDVDLVVSDKGYGANAYIETEKPLVVVTGPGPGSGKLATCLSQCYHEYKRGVKAGYAKFETFPIWNIPLKHPVNIAYEAATADLRDFNLVDPFHLETYAETSINYNRDVDAFPLLRRILEKITKDESFYKSPTDMGVNRAGFGIVDDAVVREAAKQEIIRRYFRYRCEYVMGFVDKGTVERCELVMKELKLDPQDRVVVAPAHESAKQAQGKGKVNGDIFCGAAIELKDGSIVTGKNSSLMNAPSSLILNAIKELAEIPDKIHLLSPVILKSIEDLKKSLSSSADLSLDLEETLIALSISATTNPTTQLAIEKLKELKGCEVHTTHIPAPGDEAGLRSLGVNLTSDPNFSSKSLFVV